The following DNA comes from Magnolia sinica isolate HGM2019 chromosome 18, MsV1, whole genome shotgun sequence.
GTAGTTTTGTTTCATATCCCTGGTCTAGTTATAGACCCATCAACCAGAAAAAAATAGTCCAAGTCCAAATAGGACTGTTACTCAATAAAGGAAATAACTATAACTATGCTGCTTTCTCCCATATTAAATCAAGAAACATAATTAAAAAGACTACGTTCAAGCATATGAACTTCTGGGAACATACTGTTTGGACTAGACTTTgttccacatgtggggcccactaaatctAAACCATACTCGGACCTTCTAATTGGGACTATGGGTCTGAAAAGGTGATCAAAATTGCCGATAGGGCCCCTAGGGCCTTGACAGatttgaaaattgattttttagTCATGTAGGCCATGGGGCATTCTGACCTATTATGATGTTCAGATGTGGTCTTGTTTTAGATTGACTTGTGATTTTGCATGGATTACAATTGCCTGCCAAATGGGAGGGGTTGGCAAACTAGGCCATTTGAGGACACTACCAAATGGGACGTCAATAGGAACATAGAGAAAAATGGTACAGGGATAGTTGAACCTACAGTGCAACCCGATCCCTTGTCCATTTCTATCAAGTGCGTTAATAGGGGGCTATTTGGATTGGGGGAATTGGGATTGGGAATGTCAATTTCCACTTGAGGTGTGATTACTACGTTTGGGGCTACTGGACGTTGGAATACCTGGATATTCAAATGCCTGATGAACGTTGCAATATCCCAAAATTAGGGAATCACAATCCCCCAAAAACCAAAAAACTTTTAATTATCGATTTCCACTAGGCCTACTTGAGACattgggcaatcaaaggtggaaaCACCTGATGGTTAGGGTGATCCactgaaatgattcttttgagaggaatgggcaagcaagggtgggacctacatgatggtgATGAAATCTTTTGTAGTATGGTGTGGGCCGTCCATTTACGTACCCGCTGAGAGGGATGGGCAACCAAGgatggggctcacatgatggatggtctagatcaatgattggACTGATTGTAGTATATGATCAATATGGACTGTCTATTTTCCTAggtattgattggatggttaggatcatctaaccgAGTGATTTTTAAGAGAGATGGGCAATCAAGGGTGGACCCACGTGAAGGATGATATAGATCAATGATTGAACCATTTGTAGTACTATCAATATGGGCTGTCCATTTCACTAGGCACTGGTTGGAAGTTTAGAGTCCTCAAACCAAATTGATCTTTTGAGAGAGATGGGGGAATTGGGATTGGGAATCTCAACTTCCCATTGGggtgtgatttatttatttatttattttattttttgtgtttggGGCTGCTACATGTTGGAATATCTGGATATTCAAATGCCTGATGAACATTGCAATACCCCAAAATAAGGGAATCACAATgccagaaaaggaaaaaagaacaagaaaaaaagagTTACTGATTTTCACTAGGGTCCCTTGAGATGGTGAGCAATCAAAGTTGGGAAACATGTGACGGTTAGGGTCATCCAATtgaaatgatttatttattttttttggttctttTGAGAGGGATTGGCAAGCGTGGGACCTAAATGATGAAGAGTCTAAATCAATGATGAAATCTTTGTATTATGGTAAATATGAACTGCCCATTTACTTACCTGCTaagagggatgggcaatcaaagatgggggcccgcatgatggatggtctagatcagtgATTGGACTGATTGTAGTATATGAtcaatatggactgtccattttcctaggcattgattggatggttaggataattTAACCAAAGTCATTTTAATgagggatgggcaatcaaggGTGGACCCACATGAAGGATGGTATAGATCAATGATTGGACCATTTGTAGTACTATCAATATGGGTTGCCCATTTCGCTAGGCACTGATTGGAAGATTAGGGTCCTCAGATTAGGGTCTTCTGACCAAAGAAATCTCTTGAGAGGGATGTGAAATCAAGGATCGTCTAGATCAATGATTGGACCATTTGTAACTTTGTAGGATTATCAATATGGATTACTATTTCCGTGGgcattgaatggatggttaggaccATTTAGGAAAGTTCATTTTTGAGAGGGATATGCAATCAAGGATGGGACCAACATGATAGATGGCCTAGATCAATGATCAGACCATTTATAACATGATCAATATGGACGATCCATTTTCCTTAACCATGATGGTTAAGCTCATCTGACAAAAGTGGTATTTTGATAGTGTCGGGTGAGGGTAGGATTACATGATGGAGGGTATGGATCAATGATCAAACCTTTTGTAGTATgatcaatgtggaccatccattttctaaaTCATTGagtgaatggttaggattattgGATAGAAgtgattttctttcttttgtaacGATGGGTAATTAAGGGTCAgattgatggtctagatcaatggttggatcttcAGTATGGGTGGGCAATTAAGGGGGATCATTTGACAAaagtgaatttttttattttttattttttatattttaaagagGAATGGGTAATAAGGGTGGGAGTTGGACACACATGATGATTGTCCTAGATCAATGATTGGAACATTCCGTAGTTTGATCAATGCCACATGTGGTTTCCTACTTACAATTGAACCAAATGTAGGGAATTCAAGTTTTGGGAATCACAATCACTTACTCCAAGTTGTTATCCTGACACAGTTATGATAATTCCCAGTGGTTACAATACTTGGGCTTTGCAATTCCTGGTTATTGAAATATCTAAGTCATCCATTTGACCCTAGTCCAAACTACATCCAAGGAAAATGATCTCAACTAGAAATTGATGCCAGGTGGAAGTCATCATGATAGTCAATGAACCTATTGCTTGTCAATCCGTAGAGATATGTGGTGGTACAATGGCACCAATACTATACTTTTACTTAAGATAGTGACAATCTACCTCAATGTGTTTTGTGCACTTGTGAAAATTGTTTTAGGAATCCTAATGAACAGAACTTGGATAAAAAAATTGCACTAACATTATTGTACAGAGATGCATGGTGGAAGTGCAAAATAGCAGGGGACTAAGAATTACAGTAGCAGGTGGTCAAATTCCGGTTGTCAATACAACTTACCCAAGTGCTAACACAAGTCATTGGTTGAAGAGGAGTGCCAGATGCCATAAAGTAATTATCGAAGAATGGCATTAAGATCTGATAATCTGATGTCTTTTTGTAAGGCATTGGTAATAGCGTGCCCTATTAGCACCATGAACAAGATATATCTAGTCCTGTGATTTTTGGTCAAATAAATGCTAGTATATTCTATTTGTAGGGAGTGCGATCTGGTGCCCTGcctaatgcaggagcattttcataccgggctcgagtggggtggcctatgggatgtagAGGCACACTCGGGATAAGCGGCCCATAAGAGGCGGGTGGCTcttgtgaggcggaacccatgcgatgtggggctcaCGAGGCAGGTttggccaaggacctaacccatgggatgtggagcCTAGGCTattagataaagggattgattcatgacactctatcagtttgagattttagagcaagtggttagttgtcttgcatcaaagtggtgtcagagcgggaggtctcgtgttcgagactcctcatcgggggtaaTTAATgctggggcattttcacattgggctcgagtggggtggcttgtgggatgcaaggcccacgaggggggtttagcCGAGGacttaacccatgggatgtggggcttgggctattaGATAATGGGATTGATTCGCCTCTCTATCAGTtctagcttttagagcaagtagttagttgtcctgcatcactaccTCTCATCTGAGCACTGTATTTCACATGTACCTTGAGCATcctttttttaatctttctaTGGTAGTATAATCAGTGGAGGACTAGTCTATCAATATACTCCTTTTTACATCTCTACTGAATTTGTTTGGTATTTGAATATGACAGGGAAAAGAGATATGATGTACCAGGTGAGAACCTTGATAGCAAATACAAAAATTGGCAGAAGAAACTACACCCTGATTTAGTTCATTCGAAGTCTGAGGTTTGAGCATGTACACTTccaatcttgaaaatttttataCTTCTCTTTTTGCTTTTTGGAGCTGTTGAACCAATATATTCTTGCtgtgtattttattattattattttttgcctaTTGTTAAGGAAGAAAGGACATATGCTGCCGAACAGTCTGCTCGGGTGATTGATGCTTACCGCACACTCAGCAAACCATTATCAAGGGCGTTGTATCTGGTAAGGCCCCCCTTTTAAGAGGCATTATACAATGCTTGCACCAAAGGATTGTAAAGTACCTTGGttcttcagtttgtacaagtggagcCATGGTTCATTGATCTAAAATTGTTGATATAATAGCCTTACCATGGATAGCTCATGCACTAGAAATCACCCGGATTGGAAGATTCTGGCTGTATGATATGTGACCTTTTTCTTGGTTGATTGTTAACTGCTCCTTGTTTTTCTCTCTTAACCGTGTATTTGTTTACCGCCTATCAAAGGGTTATAGGATTCTTCCAATCTGAGGGAATTTTGCTGCATGCACCATCCACACTTCACGGTGGGGCCCTTAATATCAACCCTTTGGATTGTTGAACCATGTGCATTTTATATTCCACGCTTGCTCAAACTGAAATCCGGATGGTACTATACAACCTTTCACCTTAAGGCATTTTATAATACCTCATTTTACCTATGGGTTTCTAGTTGGCCTGAGCATTGTAGACCACCTCTTTCTATGCAATTAAAGATGCAACTTTCAGCTGGATTTCCATCTACGTCAGCTGTTTGTCCTCTTTGCACTATGTTATAGGATAGCATATGGTTGATGCTTAGAAAGAGGCCAAACGGTGTCGTATGGTTAGTATTAAATGTCATTAATACTGTACACGAGCCGTCTGACCTTGCACACAACCACGTGAGTATGGCTTGCTGCATGGTTTGATATATCAGTCCGGAAGTAGCAATCAGCTTATAGAAAGAGACCTTTGGCATCATCCGACTggataagtgggccccaacagTCATAATCAGATTTCGTTTAGCATGGAAACTGTCAAATGTGTGGTCCATTTTGAGTTTTTGACACTCCACATGTGGTGTTTTGCCTGACGCATCGCCCGGATGCATCAAAATCTGCATATCAGTGTAGCAAGAGGATTGTGTTGTCACACCATTCATGATTTTGAGGTCTTATTATCTGTAGCCATTTGACAGAATAAATAAAGGATTTTCTGCtttgccttttaaaaaaaatgttttctaTTGCCTTTTTTATGCTCTGCTAAGAAAGAAAATGGTGAATGAGACATCACTTGCACAATTGGAAGTTGCCTGCTGCATTGCATGTCTATTACCTTTATTACTTGTGGCAGTTGAAACTTGAAGGAGTACATGTGGATGAAGAAAAAACGGTTTCAGATCCTGAATTACTTACTGAGGTAATTGGCAGAAGAGTTTTCTTGGGTCTACCCTTTGAACTAAGTTTATTTGGGTAGCAGGCTGGCCTGTTAATCTTCTTTAGTCATTTTCTTTATAACTTACATGTGTTTGGTTTAAGACAGACATAAGGTTGGGGGCACATAAGCCTCTGAAAACCCAAAAAATAGAACAGTGCATTGTCACACCCTGCTGGAGTACTGGCAGGCAATTAAGCAATACCCTTGCTTTTCTGGTTTTGTTCAACTGCCTGCTGGTACTAGAATTATACGGTTTTATTAGAATACATTGTTTTATAGTTATTGGTTAGTAGTAAATTATTGGAAAATGGGTTGTGCCTATAGCTCAGAGGATTGTGCCTCTTCAGTGCAACCTTGAGGTCAGTCTTGGGTTTAATCGCAACTTcccaaccaaaaataaaaaaagaaagaaaagtattCCAATAGAGAAATACATTAAAGCAATATAATTATGATTGGAAAACTTCAGGAATGGTTCTCCAGCATCTGCAGTAAACAACTCAATTTTCTAAGAAAAATGGATTGTCCCCTTTTGGAGTTATTCTAAATGTCgcttttctttcttttgggaCAGATTATGGAGATCAGAGAAGCTGTGGATGATGCTGATGACTCTGAGGCACTAAAACAGATCCAGTCTCAGGTAAGCAGACTGTCAATCTGTGTACGTTCCCTTTTATTTGTGAATCAGGCGATTGCTTTTGATTACCTTGCTCGTACTTGGCATCTGTGAAGATAGACAGGAACTGGGACATCCAGTTTAAAGTAATGCATCTAACCATCATGCATTTGGTTTTAATCTTAGATACAATCAAAACTGGTAATCTGGTCTGATTCCTTTGGGACCGCCTTCAAGAACCGGGAATTTGATCATGCTGTGACATCAACCCAGAGAATGACATATTACGAGCGCGCACTTGAAGAGATTGTGAAAAAGCTCTAATGTAGGTATTCTTTTTAATGGAACTCTGTTACTAATATGGAAGTTCACCTAATTACTTGCCAttcgataaataaataaataaaaatttctgATAATTTCATTGGATAAAAGGCCCTTTTCTGTAATGTTAGTGTACCCTTGATCACCTTACAGAGCGTTGACATTTTCGTGTAAacctggaagtttttaatgtgcaAAATTCTGCTGCTGCTTGTTATATATGAGATGCAAGATATTGTAACTACAATTACCGAAAGCTGTTCTTCTATTAGGGAGCTAACCTATTTTGAGATTCCCAGCAGTGTTGAGCCCACCTGTGCAGAACCTGTCCGGCAGTGGCCTTTGACATCAGTGGCAGATGGCTCCAAGATTCAGGTAAAATATGACCAGAAAATATAAGTTGGTTGAGTATAGTTCATTTCCAAGTTCTTAGGATTTGCATACCCCTGAAATCAAGGAGTTTAAAACCTGGACAGCTGGATGAGGCCTGAGTTTGAATTGACTCAATACACACTCAATTACTTGAATTTTAGAAGCTAACAGTACAATCTAATCTTTTTGATTTGTGAAATGCCCAAATCTAGTTTACGAGTGACTAGTCTGATTAATTGGGTTTCATAAGAAAACAATTGTGAGCCTGATGTTTGATCGAGGCAACTTGGTGAGCCTTTGAGGCACTTGATCGAGTTCTTAAACACTAATCAGCAGCTAATTTTGGTTTACATCAAGGGGGATTTCTAAATCTGTACATGACCAGATGTGCCAATGTGTCACACATCTTCCACATCCAAGTGATTCATCTGGCAGGTAATTCCATTTAGGCGTTGCAGCCTACGAATTCAGTCTGTCCAATCCAAGGGCCACACACTGTTGTGGAAACATGGACAGGTTTTGGAGTTATTTTTAACCATCATTTTCTCATACGTAACTGGTCCACTCGATAATTGGACCTGCCTGATCTTTCGAGCCTTGGGttctacatggtgggtcccacctgccaggATGTTTCAAGCATGTGCCACATCAGCACATATGGGTGCATGTTGGTGGGAATATGAAGCTAGTAATGTCATAATCATTTAGGTCCTATACGCTTCAGATATTTTCATCATCTATAGAGATGCTACATTTATTGTGAAAAGATGCTGAAAGATGTAGTTGAATGCCTGTCTCTTGGCTGATGATAGTTTCATGGAGCAGAGAGTGTGGATGCCCGACTTCTTTTCTTAGCTGACATGAAATGAAACCAAGGACAATCAATGGCTGATGGCTAGGAAGATGTAAATGGAACGTCAAACCCTACAGGAATGTCTACTGAAGCTTTTTGGGTGAATGCTGGTCTGTTAATGTTGTTGCAACTCATAATGTGGAACTGTGACAACTGCTAGTTTTATGACTATTCTTAATAAAGAACATAATACAAGTGGCATTTGATAATGAGGCCCTGTTCAGGCAGTCTGCATAAATTATAGTGTGAGCGGACTAGAGCCCATTGTCGGCTGCTAAAATATGAATGCTGCACTGAGTGCTGGGCcccatcacgtggggtccatgcCTGCATCCAATAATAATCTGCAAACTACTTCCCAGAAGACTAcaagctttattattattattattattatttttctctcttgatttttttttctttccctagGTTAATAAGGTGATTTGAGTCATCGGCATCTATGCTATTTTGGAAGTAATGGTATGTAGGATACATTGTAAATCTGTGAATTTATTattaccattatatatatatatatatatatatatatatatatatatatatatatatatatatatatatatatatatatatatatatatgcacttttgcagatttttttaatttgaaaattgaagattttattCTTCAAAAACAAACAATACAAATCCATCGTCAATGGAGGCTGTGGACGAACACGGGAAATGGCAGATGGTAACAAACAAAAAGAATGGTAGTCCAGAATTTGGGAGAAGAGGAAAGGTACCCCTGTCGGAATATCAGACTCTTTTCGTCCAATCTTTCCTGGAAGGTTGGTCACCGGAAAACTTCGAAAGGGTCTTTGGCAGTGTTGGGGTGGTAATGGAGGTAGTGGTGCTGAAAGACAGAATCTCGAACTTTCCAGGAGGTTTTGCTTTCGCTCGAATGAGTATAATGGAGGAGATGAATCAAGCTGTTTACCAACTGAATGGGGAGAGCTTCGGAGGGATTAAACTCAGAGTTCAATGTGCTAAGTATGGTCCAAAAAGGAAGAACAGTGAACGGAAAGTTTATCTCCAATCTGGAGCTCCAAAATCAAAAGAGAATGCTACTGTGGGAAACGGACAAAATGGGGTTTGATAAGGAGTTTTTGTTGTCGTAAGAAGTGAGGCCGACCATGGGAGCAAAATCTTACAAGGAAGTGTCAAATGCTAAGCAAAAACAGGGTGTAATGGTAGAGGATATGCTCAATCAGGTTGACTGGTGGGTTTGGAGGGAATCTTTGGATGAAGGAGATATGATGTGGATAGATAATAGGGTCAGTGGAAGAGAGGATTGTGGAGTGGCTGAGTGACAATTGCGCAGGGATATCAGAGGAAGATATAGTTGTGAAAACCCTTCACGTTGTTGTGATGCTTCTCTCGTTGGGGTGTGAAGATCACGCGGAAGAGGTTTTTGCAGCATGCAAAAGATCACTCTGATTTTATAACGGATATTCAAAAAATGGGAGGATTGGTCTGTATTTGGGTGGGAAGAGCATTGGTACCAGATATGGAAGATTCCTCTTGAACTTTGGATGGAAGATATTATTAAAGAATTAGGAGCATGTATCAGTAAGGTTGTACAGGTAGACAAGAACACAGACGATAGCTCAAAATCAGGAAGAAAAAAACAGTCGCTTTCCCGAAACAGGTTTTCTCAAGGGTGAAGGATGTCAAAATAGCAATGTTGGTGGT
Coding sequences within:
- the LOC131232456 gene encoding iron-sulfur cluster co-chaperone protein HscB homolog; the protein is MSKNRNLLIYTLRSLHRTKSPTNQLFFFDYHPKPQISRFLSLPSHPSTEPRGLDLLSSDSRFSSRNFCSKSGKEGVDKCWNCGTAPPAALAPFLSCGSCGSVQPVDRSVDYFQIFGLEKRYDVPGENLDSKYKNWQKKLHPDLVHSKSEEERTYAAEQSARVIDAYRTLSKPLSRALYLLKLEGVHVDEEKTVSDPELLTEIMEIREAVDDADDSEALKQIQSQIQSKLVIWSDSFGTAFKNREFDHAVTSTQRMTYYERALEEIVKKL
- the LOC131232392 gene encoding serine/arginine-rich splicing factor SC35-like, whose product is MEAVDEHGKWQMVTNKKNGSPEFGRRGKVPLSEYQTLFVQSFLEGWSPENFERVFGSVGVVMEVVVLKDRISNFPGGFAFARMSIMEEMNQAVYQLNGESFGGIKLRVQCAKYGPKRKNSERKVYLQSGAPKSKENATVGNGQNGV